One window from the genome of Chloroherpetonaceae bacterium encodes:
- a CDS encoding class I fructose-bisphosphate aldolase, translating to MSTAVVESSLTIDVAEVLGKDASALLEHKAKVDKAHLHLPGPDFVDRIWSHSDRSINVLRNLQTLFGTGRLANTGYLSILPVDQGIEHSAGASFAKNPLYFDGENIIKLAIEGGCNAVASTFGVLGSVARKYAHKIPFIVKINHNEFLTYPNKFDQIMFGNLKQAHDMGCAAVGATIYFGSPESGRQIVEVAQAFKQAHDLGMATILWCYLRNSGFKINGTDYHVSADLSSQANHLGVTIEADIIKQKLPENNGGYKALNSKENPYGKSDNRMYTDLVTDHPIDLCRYQVLNCYMGRAGLINSGGASGENDLQDAVRTAVINKRAGGMGLISGRKAFQRPMNEGVGILNAIQDVYLDKNVTIA from the coding sequence ATGAGTACCGCAGTCGTAGAATCGTCATTAACCATTGATGTCGCTGAAGTTTTAGGGAAGGATGCTTCGGCACTTCTTGAACATAAAGCTAAAGTCGATAAGGCTCATCTTCATCTTCCGGGTCCGGATTTTGTTGATCGCATTTGGAGCCACTCCGATCGCTCAATTAATGTTTTAAGAAATCTCCAAACCCTTTTCGGTACAGGCCGTTTAGCCAACACCGGTTATCTTTCGATTCTACCCGTTGACCAAGGCATTGAACACTCTGCCGGTGCATCGTTCGCTAAAAATCCATTGTACTTTGATGGTGAAAATATTATCAAGCTTGCGATTGAAGGCGGATGTAACGCGGTAGCTTCAACCTTTGGCGTTTTAGGGAGTGTGGCGCGCAAGTATGCGCACAAAATTCCATTCATTGTCAAAATCAATCACAATGAATTTCTCACATATCCGAATAAGTTCGACCAAATTATGTTCGGAAACTTAAAGCAAGCACATGATATGGGCTGTGCGGCGGTTGGTGCTACAATTTATTTCGGCTCACCTGAATCGGGCCGTCAAATCGTTGAAGTCGCGCAAGCCTTCAAGCAAGCGCATGACCTAGGAATGGCAACCATCCTTTGGTGCTACCTCCGAAACTCAGGCTTCAAAATCAATGGTACCGACTATCATGTTTCAGCCGATTTAAGCTCACAAGCCAATCACTTGGGCGTAACCATCGAAGCCGATATCATAAAGCAAAAGCTGCCTGAAAATAATGGCGGTTACAAGGCCTTGAATTCAAAGGAAAATCCATACGGAAAATCTGATAACCGTATGTACACCGATCTCGTGACCGATCACCCGATTGACCTTTGCCGCTATCAAGTGCTCAATTGCTATATGGGCCGAGCTGGTTTGATTAACTCCGGCGGCGCTTCCGGTGAAAATGATCTTCAAGATGCCGTTCGCACAGCCGTTATCAATAAGCGTGCCGGCGGAATGGGTTTGATTTCGGGCAGAAAGGCCTTCCAACGCCCAATGAACGAAGGCGTCGGAATCTTAAACGCGATTCAAGATGTATATCTCGATAAGAACGTGACGATTGCATAA
- a CDS encoding ATP-binding protein produces MNQFKHTHLRRQLERFNLTLESLSPNLIEFLNEVDQTYTDYDDERQRSEHSMALSSKELMQANEELRAVFQVIPDIFLRIDSEGIILDCRGGDRIDFPKYETLPNVVQAPNDDSIRINLVGRKIQDGPDDNVSLLFEHAVNQVAKKRALLTIEYSLNTSDGKRFYEARFFPSGKDESIVSIRNITGRKSAEMEILKQKTFFSQVIDLNPNFIYAKDRDGRFTLANRAIADAYGTTPENMIGKMDSDFGVSRGENYLNDIRDVFDHQQTKSSPEEQFTDSNGMHRFLQSFKRPLISSDGKVMQMLVVSNDITFRKIAEEENELLSKQLLQSQKLQAIGTLAGGVAHDFNNLLSSITGFSSLMRFTLTHDSLTPAAIEELSSYLDLIDQAAMRGAKMIKQILGFSRQGKINVKTTETIGLIQEVIKLIQHTIDRRIKIETDFTPEYSIIDADESQIVQVLMNLSVNAVDAMMENLPEKHEGKLKYRVDVVDNETIPPALPRKNRAKRYVRVSISDTGIGIQEELKSRVFEPFFTTKPPDKGSGLGLAMSYGIVKNHNGFIWLESKVNEGTEFSLFFPQSENINAVDLQIHPNPLPQIGKGRILVVDDEPALRLLLTRGLGKLGYQVISASNGQEGVLMYNDHASEIDAIILDMNMPIMNGMDAYKAIRSIKSDMKILFVTGHLSDANAEILKDELNTVITTKPYAIGDISSLLEKLLQM; encoded by the coding sequence ATGAATCAATTCAAACACACACATCTTAGACGGCAACTTGAGCGTTTCAATCTTACGCTGGAGTCGCTTTCTCCAAATTTGATTGAATTCTTAAATGAAGTTGATCAAACATACACCGACTATGATGACGAGCGGCAGCGAAGTGAACACTCGATGGCATTGAGTTCAAAAGAATTGATGCAAGCCAATGAAGAACTTCGAGCTGTTTTTCAAGTGATTCCTGATATTTTTTTGCGGATAGATTCTGAAGGCATCATACTCGATTGCCGCGGTGGCGATCGTATTGATTTTCCGAAATATGAAACCCTGCCCAATGTTGTTCAAGCGCCAAATGATGATTCCATTCGAATAAATCTTGTTGGTCGAAAGATTCAAGATGGGCCTGACGACAATGTCTCTCTTCTTTTTGAACATGCGGTAAACCAAGTCGCCAAGAAACGTGCGTTACTGACAATTGAATACTCGCTTAATACTTCCGATGGCAAGCGATTTTATGAGGCACGGTTTTTCCCCTCCGGTAAAGATGAATCAATCGTAAGTATTCGAAATATTACGGGAAGAAAATCAGCTGAGATGGAAATTCTCAAACAAAAAACTTTCTTCAGTCAAGTTATCGATCTCAATCCAAATTTCATTTATGCCAAAGATCGAGACGGACGGTTTACGCTTGCAAATCGCGCAATTGCAGATGCCTATGGCACCACACCTGAAAATATGATTGGGAAAATGGATTCTGATTTTGGCGTTTCTCGAGGTGAAAATTATCTCAATGATATTCGAGATGTTTTTGATCATCAGCAAACAAAATCAAGCCCAGAAGAGCAATTTACAGATTCCAACGGGATGCATCGATTTCTTCAATCATTTAAACGGCCACTCATTTCAAGTGATGGCAAAGTCATGCAGATGCTTGTGGTATCAAATGATATTACATTTCGCAAGATTGCTGAAGAAGAAAACGAATTGCTTTCAAAGCAATTGCTTCAGTCCCAAAAGCTTCAAGCTATTGGGACTCTCGCCGGCGGAGTGGCACATGACTTTAATAACTTGCTAAGTTCAATTACAGGCTTTAGTTCGCTCATGCGCTTTACACTCACACACGATTCCCTTACACCGGCAGCAATCGAAGAGCTTTCAAGCTATCTTGATTTGATTGATCAAGCGGCGATGCGTGGCGCAAAAATGATCAAGCAAATTCTTGGCTTCTCGCGTCAAGGAAAGATTAATGTAAAAACCACTGAAACAATTGGTCTAATTCAAGAAGTTATCAAGCTCATCCAACACACAATCGACCGACGAATAAAAATTGAAACTGATTTCACCCCGGAGTATTCAATTATTGATGCCGATGAAAGTCAGATTGTTCAAGTGCTCATGAATCTCTCTGTGAATGCTGTCGACGCAATGATGGAAAACCTTCCAGAGAAGCATGAAGGAAAACTAAAGTATCGTGTCGATGTGGTTGATAATGAAACAATTCCTCCCGCTCTGCCGAGAAAGAACAGAGCAAAGCGATATGTCCGGGTTTCAATTTCTGATACAGGAATCGGAATTCAAGAAGAATTGAAATCACGTGTTTTTGAACCCTTTTTTACAACAAAACCGCCGGATAAGGGCTCAGGCTTAGGTTTAGCAATGAGTTATGGTATTGTAAAAAATCATAACGGCTTCATTTGGCTTGAGTCAAAAGTCAATGAAGGCACAGAATTCTCATTATTTTTTCCGCAATCTGAAAATATTAACGCAGTGGATTTACAAATACACCCAAACCCTTTACCACAAATAGGGAAAGGTCGGATATTGGTTGTTGATGATGAACCGGCATTACGACTTCTTTTAACTCGAGGGCTCGGCAAATTAGGTTATCAAGTAATCTCGGCATCAAACGGTCAGGAAGGTGTCTTGATGTATAATGACCACGCTTCTGAAATCGACGCCATTATTTTGGATATGAATATGCCCATCATGAATGGAATGGATGCTTATAAAGCAATTCGCTCCATTAAATCGGATATGAAAATCCTATTTGTGACAGGGCATTTAAGTGATGCGAATGCAGAGATATTGAAGGACGAATTGAATACGGTCATTACCACCAAACCTTATGCAATCGGAGATATTTCCTCGCTTTTAGAAAAACTTTTGCAGATGTAG
- a CDS encoding SDR family NAD(P)-dependent oxidoreductase, with protein MRMIDKVIFITGGGRGIGAESARLFAKEGAKLVLMSRTKSDLDALAHELYSSYDTETLIEVADVRNAADVRKAFGNALGMFGKIDILLNAAGVGHLKSIQELSVEEFDEMIDVNLKGTFYASKFATEAMMKQKSGHIINLPGILGKSVMRMSSGYSASKYGVTGLTKAMTQDLMRDGVRLSLLHFGGVNTGFWNNITMRVQRDKMLSVHQAAEMVLITALTPPNLVLGELVLQPESHQL; from the coding sequence ATGAGAATGATTGATAAGGTGATTTTTATCACCGGAGGCGGACGAGGAATCGGGGCGGAATCCGCAAGACTCTTTGCAAAAGAAGGCGCAAAGCTTGTATTAATGAGCCGTACAAAAAGCGACCTCGATGCGTTGGCTCACGAACTATACAGCAGTTATGATACAGAAACCCTCATTGAAGTAGCTGATGTTCGGAATGCTGCGGATGTAAGAAAGGCTTTTGGAAATGCTCTCGGGATGTTTGGCAAAATTGATATTCTCTTAAATGCTGCTGGCGTTGGTCATTTAAAGTCAATACAAGAACTTTCGGTTGAAGAATTTGATGAAATGATAGATGTGAATTTGAAAGGGACTTTTTATGCCTCGAAATTTGCGACAGAAGCAATGATGAAGCAAAAAAGTGGTCACATCATTAACCTGCCCGGAATCTTAGGAAAATCGGTGATGAGAATGTCTTCCGGCTACTCGGCTTCAAAGTATGGGGTTACCGGTTTAACCAAAGCGATGACGCAAGATTTAATGCGCGATGGCGTTCGACTCTCACTCTTGCATTTCGGCGGAGTGAATACCGGGTTTTGGAATAATATCACAATGCGAGTTCAACGCGATAAAATGCTCTCCGTTCATCAAGCGGCTGAAATGGTGCTAATCACTGCGCTTACACCGCCTAATCTCGTGTTGGGAGAATTGGTTCTTCAACCCGAAAGCCATCAATTATAA
- a CDS encoding alpha-1,4-glucan--maltose-1-phosphate maltosyltransferase: MPTKGTKKTDVKSSSKSPSKLTPTKKSTVTQKVSGSPKRIESFSNFSLSKPDDGRARPIIERMTPELDGGLFPIKRVPNEKVKVEVDIFSDGHDKVLANLLFRHKQREWESVPLEPMLNDRWCGEFLVSEIGTYEYTVEAWVDHFATWRAGFEKKYAAGVDIELELQVGKQLIETAFEACKKAGRKEDMNFLQESLLTISDQTVSKAASVALSEELNQTMLRYPDKNYASRYKTLRVTVDPMKASFSTWYEFFPRSYGENGKHGTFKDCEKLLPEIERMGFDVIYLPPIHPIGITKRKGKNNNVVSKPGEPGSPWAIGSKEGGHKSIHPELGTVKEFETFVQKARLHKIDIALDIAFQCSPDHPYVKEHPSWFKWRPDGTVQHAENPPKKYEDVLPFNFETEDWEALWEELRSIFYYWIERGVTIFRVDNPHTKTLGFWDWCIGSIKEKHPETIFLAEAFTRPKLMYRLAKGGFTHSYTYFTWRNNKQGLTEYLTELTTTEVKEYFRPNFWPNTPDILSEEYLHNAPRAAFVSRYALAATLSSNIGIYGPAYELCINTPLIKGKEEYLDSEKYELKQWEWNAEGNIREFISKVNKIRKENPSLQKTNFIRFLSVNQGYSIENQELLAYLKYDEEQKNVLLCVVNLDPHHSQSGWVFVPNTELGLGSSYTVKDLLTDRVYQWNGEWNYVELNPQHASAHILKLK; the protein is encoded by the coding sequence ATGCCAACTAAAGGCACAAAAAAAACAGACGTAAAATCATCCTCGAAATCACCTTCGAAACTCACACCAACAAAGAAATCCACGGTGACTCAAAAGGTAAGTGGATCTCCTAAGCGGATTGAATCGTTTAGTAATTTCAGTTTATCTAAACCAGATGATGGTCGAGCAAGGCCGATTATTGAGCGGATGACACCTGAGCTTGACGGCGGTTTATTTCCCATTAAACGGGTTCCAAATGAAAAAGTAAAAGTTGAAGTGGATATTTTTTCGGATGGGCATGACAAAGTTCTCGCGAATTTGCTTTTTCGACATAAGCAAAGAGAGTGGGAATCCGTGCCTTTAGAACCGATGCTGAATGACCGATGGTGTGGAGAATTCTTGGTGAGTGAGATCGGTACTTATGAATACACCGTTGAAGCGTGGGTCGATCATTTTGCCACGTGGCGTGCAGGGTTTGAAAAAAAATATGCCGCAGGCGTGGATATTGAACTTGAATTGCAAGTAGGAAAGCAATTGATTGAAACCGCGTTTGAAGCCTGTAAAAAAGCGGGGCGAAAAGAGGATATGAATTTCCTGCAAGAGTCGCTCTTAACAATTTCTGATCAAACTGTTTCAAAGGCGGCATCTGTTGCTTTAAGCGAAGAATTGAACCAAACGATGCTTCGCTACCCCGATAAAAATTATGCTTCTCGATATAAAACTCTGAGAGTCACGGTTGACCCAATGAAGGCGTCTTTCAGCACTTGGTATGAATTTTTCCCACGTTCTTATGGTGAAAATGGTAAGCACGGAACATTTAAAGACTGTGAAAAGCTACTGCCTGAAATTGAGCGAATGGGTTTTGATGTCATCTACCTTCCGCCTATTCATCCGATTGGGATAACCAAACGAAAAGGGAAAAACAACAATGTGGTTTCAAAGCCCGGTGAGCCCGGAAGCCCTTGGGCCATTGGCTCTAAGGAAGGTGGGCATAAATCGATCCATCCAGAATTGGGGACTGTCAAAGAGTTTGAAACTTTTGTTCAAAAAGCGCGACTTCATAAAATTGATATTGCGCTCGATATTGCGTTTCAATGCTCGCCAGATCACCCTTATGTCAAAGAGCATCCAAGTTGGTTTAAGTGGCGGCCTGATGGCACAGTTCAACACGCTGAAAACCCGCCAAAGAAATATGAAGATGTTTTGCCTTTTAACTTTGAAACAGAGGATTGGGAAGCACTTTGGGAAGAACTTCGAAGTATTTTTTATTACTGGATTGAGCGAGGCGTGACCATCTTTAGGGTCGATAACCCGCATACGAAAACGCTTGGCTTTTGGGATTGGTGTATAGGAAGCATCAAAGAAAAACATCCTGAAACGATTTTTCTCGCAGAGGCCTTTACTCGTCCTAAACTGATGTACAGGCTTGCGAAAGGCGGCTTTACACATTCTTACACTTATTTCACTTGGAGAAATAATAAGCAAGGGCTAACGGAATATTTAACCGAATTAACAACAACAGAAGTAAAGGAATATTTTAGACCAAACTTCTGGCCTAATACACCTGATATTCTCTCGGAGGAATATTTACACAATGCACCAAGAGCTGCATTTGTTTCGCGATATGCGCTTGCAGCAACACTTTCCTCAAACATTGGTATTTACGGCCCTGCATACGAGCTCTGTATCAATACACCGTTGATCAAAGGAAAAGAGGAGTATCTCGATTCTGAAAAGTATGAATTGAAACAGTGGGAGTGGAATGCAGAAGGAAATATTCGAGAGTTTATTTCAAAAGTGAATAAAATTCGAAAAGAAAATCCGTCACTTCAAAAAACAAACTTCATCCGATTTCTCTCTGTCAATCAGGGCTACTCTATCGAAAATCAAGAACTTCTTGCTTATCTCAAGTATGATGAAGAGCAGAAAAATGTTTTGTTGTGTGTTGTGAATCTTGATCCGCATCATTCTCAATCGGGTTGGGTGTTTGTTCCAAATACAGAATTGGGGCTAGGCAGTTCTTACACTGTAAAAGATCTCTTAACCGATAGAGTTTATCAATGGAATGGCGAATGGAATTATGTTGAGTTAAATCCCCAACATGCATCAGCTCATATTTTAAAGCTGAAGTAA
- the pta gene encoding phosphate acetyltransferase, translating to MVHPILSSIRKKAREKKAGIVLPESADERTLLAAAELAKEELVKPILLGNPEKILAGFQSINEPFNPTKIRIIDFEKSEKFSEFAGEYFTLRKAKGVTYESAKETMKNPLFYGAMMVRRGEADGCVAGAVSSTADVLRAGIQIIGVDKSLTKLVSSFFLMAFPENHWSAPGKVFSFADCGVVPYPSPEELADIAVTTAQSHLTLTGEIPIVGMLSFSTKGSAKHEAVDKVLAALEIVKSKKPDLLIDGELQFDAAFIQSIGERKAPGSKVAGKANVFIFPNLDAGNIGYKLTERLGGATAIGPIIQGLAKPMNDLSRGAKPSDIVDVCCICALKK from the coding sequence ATGGTACATCCAATTTTATCCTCGATTCGAAAAAAGGCACGAGAAAAAAAAGCAGGGATTGTTTTACCTGAATCTGCCGATGAGCGCACGCTTCTTGCGGCGGCAGAACTCGCAAAGGAAGAACTCGTGAAGCCGATTTTGCTTGGAAATCCCGAAAAAATTTTAGCTGGCTTTCAAAGTATCAATGAACCGTTTAATCCAACCAAAATCAGGATTATCGATTTTGAGAAATCGGAGAAATTTTCAGAATTCGCCGGTGAATATTTTACACTTCGCAAAGCTAAAGGAGTGACTTATGAGAGCGCCAAAGAAACAATGAAAAATCCGCTGTTTTATGGCGCAATGATGGTCAGGCGAGGAGAAGCAGATGGATGTGTGGCCGGTGCGGTTTCCTCAACGGCTGATGTGCTTCGAGCAGGCATTCAAATTATCGGCGTCGATAAAAGCCTTACCAAATTGGTATCAAGTTTCTTTTTAATGGCTTTCCCCGAAAATCATTGGTCGGCACCGGGAAAAGTATTTTCTTTTGCTGATTGCGGGGTTGTTCCGTATCCTTCTCCCGAAGAACTTGCCGATATTGCCGTGACAACGGCTCAATCGCATCTCACCCTTACGGGTGAAATACCTATTGTAGGAATGCTTTCATTTTCAACGAAAGGAAGTGCGAAACATGAAGCCGTTGACAAAGTGCTCGCAGCGCTTGAAATTGTAAAATCAAAAAAACCGGATTTACTCATCGATGGTGAATTGCAATTTGATGCGGCGTTTATTCAAAGTATTGGTGAGCGAAAAGCTCCCGGCTCAAAAGTAGCCGGTAAAGCCAACGTTTTTATCTTCCCAAATCTTGATGCGGGAAATATTGGTTACAAATTAACCGAACGCCTTGGAGGCGCTACTGCAATTGGGCCAATTATTCAAGGACTTGCAAAGCCAATGAACGATCTCTCCCGCGGGGCTAAACCTTCAGATATTGTCGATGTCTGTTGTATTTGCGCATTGAAAAAATAA
- the folE gene encoding GTP cyclohydrolase I FolE: MIRTGFQEENSKREELMVINGFSTQDPEFETPVRKSQKSDPVLGEQVADFLRSRNVATPQLETGLTDEEKRTIIAKNFTEIMRVLGLDLSDDSLTDTPRRVAQMYVDEIFYGLDWKNFPKCTTVENKMGYSSMVIERNINVQSNCEHHFVIIDGLAQVAYIPKKKVLGLSKINRIVEFFAKRPQIQERLTEQIYYALSYILETEDIAILITAKHYCVKSRGVEDVNSDTVTSKLGGVFIQNSATRSEFMRIVQSANRV, from the coding sequence ATGATTAGAACCGGTTTTCAAGAAGAAAATTCAAAGCGTGAAGAATTAATGGTCATCAATGGGTTTTCGACTCAAGACCCTGAATTTGAAACCCCTGTACGAAAAAGTCAAAAATCAGATCCTGTTCTCGGTGAGCAAGTTGCCGATTTTTTGAGAAGTCGCAATGTTGCGACCCCTCAATTAGAAACAGGCCTCACTGATGAAGAAAAGCGGACCATCATCGCAAAAAACTTTACTGAAATTATGCGGGTTTTGGGTCTTGATTTATCTGATGATAGCCTTACCGACACACCACGGCGGGTTGCACAAATGTATGTCGATGAAATTTTTTATGGGCTTGATTGGAAAAATTTCCCGAAGTGCACAACGGTAGAAAATAAAATGGGCTATAGCTCAATGGTAATTGAGCGAAATATCAATGTACAAAGCAATTGCGAGCATCATTTTGTAATTATCGATGGCTTGGCCCAAGTGGCTTATATACCTAAGAAAAAAGTATTGGGACTCTCGAAGATTAACCGAATCGTGGAGTTTTTTGCAAAGCGACCTCAAATTCAAGAACGTCTAACAGAGCAAATCTACTATGCGCTTTCTTACATTTTGGAAACAGAAGACATTGCCATATTAATTACTGCAAAACACTACTGTGTGAAATCGCGCGGGGTAGAAGATGTAAACTCCGATACTGTAACAAGTAAGCTTGGCGGTGTATTTATTCAGAATTCAGCTACACGCTCTGAATTTATGAGAATCGTGCAATCGGCCAATCGCGTGTGA
- a CDS encoding 6-carboxytetrahydropterin synthase, producing MNRVLEKPRKVYVTRKVHFNAAHRLFNPTFTDEQNCDVYDICNNFYGHGHNYDLEVTLSGVVDKETGYLFDLKILKKILEEEILSKVDHKHLNFDVEMFRDTVPTAEVIAVVFWEVIERKLKQLNMKGIDLYEVKVFESERNFVVYRGE from the coding sequence ATCAATCGGGTACTTGAAAAACCCCGTAAAGTTTATGTCACCCGCAAAGTTCATTTCAATGCTGCCCACCGCCTTTTTAATCCAACATTCACCGATGAGCAAAATTGTGATGTTTATGACATCTGCAATAATTTTTATGGGCACGGCCACAACTACGACTTAGAAGTAACCCTTTCTGGAGTTGTGGATAAAGAAACCGGTTATCTTTTTGATTTAAAAATTTTAAAGAAAATTTTAGAAGAAGAAATCCTATCAAAAGTCGATCACAAACACCTCAACTTTGATGTGGAAATGTTCCGTGATACCGTGCCGACGGCCGAGGTTATTGCTGTTGTGTTTTGGGAAGTTATTGAACGCAAGCTAAAACAACTTAATATGAAAGGAATCGACTTATATGAAGTCAAAGTATTTGAATCAGAACGAAATTTCGTCGTTTACCGAGGAGAGTAA